A segment of the Luteolibacter arcticus genome:
CGCTTCCAGGAAGCCGATCTCCAGCAGCCCCGGCGCCGCATCGCCCAGCGCGAACAACACCGCCTCGGGCTCAACATCATCACCCAGCGTGAACAGCCGGATCAGCGTGTGGATCGGCGAGCCTGCCTGAGCGCGACCGAGCATGGCCGCGCGCCGCACCGATGACCTCAGCCAGTGCTCCGGCATGCCGAGCGCTTGCAGCGCCGTGCGATGGAAGCCGCCCTTTGAAAGCTGGGCCCGCAGCGGTGCAGGATCCCACGACTCCAGATCACGGAACAAGGAAGCCACGGCCGCTATTGGGGACGCACGCGATAGAAGCCGACCGCTCCTCCGGAGGTGATCGTTTCGCTGCTGCTGGTGGTGGCGGCGGTCACGGTGCGGACCGGGGAAAACGGCGTCTGGAGATCCGGCGACCACTCGATGATGTAGGTCTTCCCCACGACGCTGTTCCACGTCAGATGATAGCTGCCCGGCGTCGCTGGCACGGCGGAGAGCGTCGCCTTGAAGAAAGACGTCCCGGACTTCGGATGGGTGCCGAGCTGGAATTCGTCCAGATTGCTGAGCCCGTCGCCATCCGCATCACCGGCGGCATCATTGGTGCCCGCGCTGAGGCCATAGGCCGATTCCCAAGCGTCGGGCATCCCGTCGCTGTCGGTGTCGGGGTTCACGACGCTATCGAAGCCGGAGGTCGCCTTGTTCTTGACCATGTCGTAGCTGGTGAAGGCGGTCCGTGCGTCCGGCAGGAGGTAGAAGTAGGTGATCTTGCTGAAGTTCAGCGAGATGGTTTCCTTCGGAGTATCGGTTCCCGCTGCCGCGGCGAAGGTCTGGGAACCGAGGAGCACGCTCTGCAATTCCAGCCGTGCGATTGGCTTCCCCGTGCCGAAGTTCAGATCCAGCTTCACCAGCGGATACGGCTGCGTACCCGCGGCCGCCGCGATGAAGAGCGGTGGCGACGCCCGGTCGAGTTCCTTGGTGAGGAGAATCTCGCCCACCTTCGGCAGCGAGGGAAT
Coding sequences within it:
- a CDS encoding Hcp family type VI secretion system effector produces the protein MDRSRASSVTWLVLPAIVIGLCQVDLAAGPTVAWLDFNGTIPGESTEEHHKDWIEIKGLGVDTTRTFTSGSGGSPIPSLPKVGEILLTKELDRASPPLFIAAAAGTQPYPLVKLDLNFGTGKPIARLELQSVLLGSQTFAAAAGTDTPKETISLNFSKITYFYLLPDARTAFTSYDMVKNKATSGFDSVVNPDTDSDGMPDAWESAYGLSAGTNDAAGDADGDGLSNLDEFQLGTHPKSGTSFFKATLSAVPATPGSYHLTWNSVVGKTYIIEWSPDLQTPFSPVRTVTAATTSSSETITSGGAVGFYRVRPQ